One Rutidosis leptorrhynchoides isolate AG116_Rl617_1_P2 unplaced genomic scaffold, CSIRO_AGI_Rlap_v1 contig572, whole genome shotgun sequence genomic region harbors:
- the LOC139884582 gene encoding WAT1-related protein At5g40240-like, giving the protein MDTRLAVPVVGMVMAECAQVGLMIVSKAVMSNGMSNLVFVFYSNAFASLILLPASLIFHRSGRPPLTPSLVLQFFVLGLLGCLAQILGYAGINYSSPTLGSALLNLVPAFTFVLAIIFRLEGLDWSSSSSLAKCAGTIVCIAGAFVVTLYKGPAIVTTSTSSLSNLHNEVFNLHHKLLTPESNWVLGGLFLVADCVMTSSWLIVQASVLKKYPAELIIVFFYCFFVAIQSAAISFFVERKSSAWSLKDNMRLMAVLYSAVFGSAFQVGVSTWCLHRTGPVFVSMFKPLGIVIAAVAGVLFLGDNFYLGSLVGSVAIAVGFYSVMWGKAKEEKKDLVISVGDVKLNKKKVPLLQTIVEEIKYTDTDSAASEPEETISASLLSLIQKSRY; this is encoded by the exons GCCGAGTGCGCGCAGGTCGGCCTCATGATCGTGAGCAAAGCTGTCATGTCCAACGGCATGAGCAACCTCGTCTTCGTCTTCTACTCCAACGCCTTCGCTTCTCTCATCTTGCTTCCTGCCTCCCTCATCTTCCACAG GTCGGGACGTCCTCCATTGACTCCATCACTCGTTCTTCAGTTCTTCGTGCTCGGCCTCCTTGG TTGCTTGGCACAGATACTTGGGTACGCTGGGATCAATTACAGCTCGCCCACGCTCGGCTCGGCCTTGCTCAACCTCGTCCCGGCTTTCACCTTCGTACTTGCCATCATTTTCAG ATTGGAGGGATTAGACTGGAGCAGTTCAAGTAGCTTGGCCAAGTGTGCTGGAACCATAGTGTGCATTGCTGGTGCATTTGTCGTCACTTTGTACAAGGGGCCAGCTATTGTGACGACATCAACATCCTCTCTATCAAACTTGCATAATGAAGTTTTCAATTTGCATCATAAACTTCTGACACCAGAGTCAAACTGGGTTCTAGGAGGTTTGTTTCTTGTAGCTGATTGTGTGATGACTTCATCATGGCTCATTGTACAG GCATCAGTGCTGAAAAAATATCCAGCAGAGTTGATTATAGTCTTCTTCTACTGCTTCTTTGTGGCCATCCAGTCTGCCGCCATATCTTTCTTTGTGGAACGAAAGTCAAGTGCTTGGAGCTTAAAGGACAACATGCGGTTGATGGCGGTTCTTTACTCG GCCGTTTTTGGCTCTGCTTTCCAAGTTGGTGTAAGTACATGGTGCCTGCACAGAACGGGACCTGTCTTTGTATCAATGTTCAAGCCCCTGGGGATCGTCATCGCAGCTGTTGCGGGTGTTCTATTTTTGGGTGATAACTTTTATCTTGGAAG TTTGGTAGGATCGGTGGCAATTGCTGTTGGATTTTATTCTGTGATGTGGGGTAAAGCCAAAGAAGAGAAAAAGGATCTTGTTATCTCAGTGGGTGATGTGAAACTAAACAAGAAAAAGGTCCCTCTTTTGCAAACTATTGTTGAAGAGAT AAAG TATACTGATACTGATTCTGCCGCTTCCGAGCCAGAAGAGACAATCTCGGCATCTCTTCTGTCCTTGATTCAAAAAAGTCGGTATTAG